TATTTTAAAGTATAAATCGAGACAGCTCTAACCTTCATTTATGCTTAGATTTTAAATCGTTTGACCACATCCGTCAGCTTGTCAGTCTGGCCCTCTAGATCAGTACAACTTTTCATCAAGTTGCTGGCCTCTATACGCGTTTGCTCACCAATATCATTAACTTCATGCATCATATCGCGGATTGATTGCGATACCTGATCTTGCTCTTGAGTAATATTGACGATCCCTTGCATATTCTCACTGTTCTCATCTACCACGATAGTGATTTCTGAAAGCTGAGTATGCACCACTTGAGTGTCTTCCATATATTGATTAATTTGCTCACGAGTCGAACGCATACTGCTTTCTGCAGCAACGGCTTTACTCTGCAAGTCATTGATGCTGCTTTGAATGCTTTCAGTCGACTCTTGAGTTCGTTTGGCTAGCTGTCGCACTTCATCGGCAACAACCGCAAAACCACGCCCATGTTCACCGGCTCTCGCAGATTCAATTGCCGCATTAAGCGCCAATAAGTTAGTCTGTTCTGCAATATTGCGGATCACAACCATAACCTCTCCGATAGATTGACTACTCGAGCGCAGATCTTCAATAGTATGCACCGCACTGTCAAAATTCACATTCAGTGTCGATATACCTTCCATGGAGTTGCTCAACACCGACTGCCCTTGCTTTGAGGTTTCGCTCGCCACTGCGGCAGATTGTCGCGCCGATGACACCTGCTCTTTAATCTCGTGAGCTGTCTCTGCCATCATATTAATGGTATTAACGGCTGAAGCGACCTCTTGTTGCGACTCTTTGATCTTACTAGCTGCCACTTCGCTAATATCGCTCACCGTTGCCGTGGTCTTTTTTAAATCAATACTGCTGTCTTGTACGTGACGCACGATGCTTTGGATTTGACCCACGAAGCTATTAAACGCTTCCGATAACTGCCCAATCTCATCATTGTTTCTAACCGGAATAGTTTTAGAAAGATCACCATCCCCCTCCGCAATACCAACCAATGCTTCTTTCACCTGCGACAGTGGTTTTAATAAAATTGAGGTCATCACATAAACCGCGATGAGGGTTACCGCTAAAATAATCAATACAATCAATGCTGATGATTGCACAGACTCAGTCACTGGCGCCTCAACGTAATCCATTGGCACCATAATAGCCAGCTTCCAATCAAGGCTAAGCCGGTCCACTTCAACGCTACTAAACTGCACATAATATTCTTTACCGCGCCAGATAACTTGTGACTGACCATAACTGTCGTCGTCCATCTGGTTGGCGAGTTGTAAAAATCCTTCATTACCATTTTGTTGGTCAAGCTTTTGCAGTTTAATATTTTCAGTCTCGCGGTTTTCAACGTCAACAATGGCCAACTGCTCATCGGGGAACACCACCATGTCACCATTATTATCTAGCAAAAATGCTTGGCCTTGCCCTTTATAATGGATAGCAGAAACAATATCTTTGACAGAGGTCAGGTAAAGATCAACACCGCCAACACCGATGAACTCTCGTTCGAAGTTGTTTATTGGAAAATTGATCGACACATAGAATTCATCGTATCTTGCCTCATAAATAATGCGGCTGACATTCCACTGCTGGCTATCTTTAACTTCGTTCCACCAGGGTCTATCAAGCACATTGTAACCAGGAATTACCGATACGCCCTCTTCAGCAAAGTACTCACCAGTAAAAGCGGAACCAAAAAAGATGGAGATGATGTCACCATTGGTTTTGACTTCTCGGTCAATTATCTGCACAACCCGATCAAATTCGGGCGTATCAAGCTCTTCACCACTGACTTTATGGTTTTCAAACCAATCAATAAGGCCAACGTTTCGAAATACAGTTTCAACCCCATTAGCATGTTGCTTGAAGTAGCTTTCAATTTCAGTGGCGTTTAACTTTATAGATGCAGCCATAGAATCATCGAGCTCACTGCTCGCAGACTGCGCCACATAGCGTACCGTAAAAAATGCAGTCACCAGAAGAAC
The Shewanella sp. KX20019 DNA segment above includes these coding regions:
- a CDS encoding methyl-accepting chemotaxis protein produces the protein MRIKNSITAKIVISTAIVVSVVLLVTAFFTVRYVAQSASSELDDSMAASIKLNATEIESYFKQHANGVETVFRNVGLIDWFENHKVSGEELDTPEFDRVVQIIDREVKTNGDIISIFFGSAFTGEYFAEEGVSVIPGYNVLDRPWWNEVKDSQQWNVSRIIYEARYDEFYVSINFPINNFEREFIGVGGVDLYLTSVKDIVSAIHYKGQGQAFLLDNNGDMVVFPDEQLAIVDVENRETENIKLQKLDQQNGNEGFLQLANQMDDDSYGQSQVIWRGKEYYVQFSSVEVDRLSLDWKLAIMVPMDYVEAPVTESVQSSALIVLIILAVTLIAVYVMTSILLKPLSQVKEALVGIAEGDGDLSKTIPVRNNDEIGQLSEAFNSFVGQIQSIVRHVQDSSIDLKKTTATVSDISEVAASKIKESQQEVASAVNTINMMAETAHEIKEQVSSARQSAAVASETSKQGQSVLSNSMEGISTLNVNFDSAVHTIEDLRSSSQSIGEVMVVIRNIAEQTNLLALNAAIESARAGEHGRGFAVVADEVRQLAKRTQESTESIQSSINDLQSKAVAAESSMRSTREQINQYMEDTQVVHTQLSEITIVVDENSENMQGIVNITQEQDQVSQSIRDMMHEVNDIGEQTRIEASNLMKSCTDLEGQTDKLTDVVKRFKI